Part of the Hydrogenimonas thermophila genome, CTCTTCAAATAGTGAAAGAGAAAAGTCTCTTAAGCCACTCTTTGTAGCAGTGTATAGTGCTGAATATTTTGAGTGTTTAGTAGCTTCTATGGATGATATGTTTATGATGTGACCTTTACACTTTTTTAGACTTCTTAAAAGCAGTTTGGTTAAGATGATTGGAGCAGTCAGGTTTATGTCGATCAGTTTTTTTATTGTCGATATGCTTATAGTCTCATGCGGCTCAAAGATGCCAACTCCGGCACAGTTTACAAGAATATGAATATCATTGCTTTTTAAAATATCTTTTATCTCTTTTTCAAGAGAGGTTACATTTTCAAGTCTTGATTGTAGTTTTATAACGTTGTAACCGTTTTCTTGCAATTTTTCGCTTATGGCTTTTCCTATGCCACTTCTGTAGCCTGTAACTATTGCATTCATTTTTTACTCTCTATTTTTGCCATATAGCTCTTTTTCATATCATCTTCCATTTCATTGTTTGAAGTGTACTCGTACCCAAATACCTTTTTCCATAAGCTGTGGTCTTCCATACACATATAGAAATATACTTTTCCGTGCCACGGCTTAAAGCTTTCATAACAGTGTTTAAACATCTCCTCTTTTGTTTTCAAATCATACGATTTTTTACCATTTATTTCTGAAAAAGGCATCTGTAAAATTTTGCTTTTTAGCTCTCTTTCTCTAAGCTTTTTTATGACAGGTTTGATGAATGTGAGAGTTCCCATTGAGATTAGTACAACTTCATCCGGACTAAACTCATTTAATAGTCTGTCATAAATCTCTTTGTACTCATCAAGGTAGTTTTTATAGACAATTATTGGGTGGAAGTGAAAGCCTACAAGTACACCTTTGTCAGCCAATGCTCTTGCACTTTTTATTCTCTCATCCAAGCTTGCTGTTAAATGCTCTTCATTATCTATAACTGTTTGTGGATTTAAAGACCAGGTTACTATTATATTTTTGGGTACATCATTTTCCAGCAGGTACTTTATGTTGTTTGATTTGGTTTTAAATTCGAGTATTACATTTGGATTCTTTTTTGCAAAATCAAAGAGAGCATCTAAAACTCCTTCACGGTTTCCCCACATCAAAGAGTCACTGCTTTGTCCTGTACCTATGTGATAAATCTTATCTTTGTCTAGATTTAGATTTAAGAGTTTATTTTTGAAGTTTTTATCAAATACTACTTTATCTTGATTGTAAAAACTTTGTATGGAGCAGTAACTGCAATCAAATCCGCAACTCTCAACAGCATCTAATGTAAGCAGATTACAGCATCTTGTACCTTCGCTTGCTACAGGACAGCTTCCAAGTCCCAAATCTTTTTTATGTATGGTCTCTATTTTAAATGTTCGAGGGGTGTATGAGCTTAAGAAATTTTCATAGCTTTTTGTTTTTGACTGCATACTTTTATGGTAATTTACAAAATATTCAAAAAGTTTTTTTGCAAGCTGTTTACCCTCAAACTTCTCTTCTAAGTGGTGTGGAAATACTGCATCTAATGTTGGTTCATTCCACATCCTTAAATCTTTTTCTATGTCACTTAAAATTTTCTTTTGTGAAAAGGTAAAGCTATATTTTTCTAAATCCATTTTTCCCAACTTGATATACTATTTTGTATAAGTTTTTTTACAAAATCTTTTGGGGGTATTGTATCATCAAGATAGTCTGAAACAACTTTAAAGATAAATATATCTTTTTCATTTAGGTAACTTTTGGCTACATCTAAAAAATAGATTCCTTCCATGTCGTAGAGTGTTGAAGGGTGATATTCATTTTGATTGACTTTAGGCGTGTCTACTGTTTTTAAAGGGAGATTATCAATGCCAGGTAAGTGATGGTTAGTGCAAAATAGTGAGCCAATTGGAAATCTTTTATCGTTGCATCCTGCAATTCCTATGTTTAAAGCTTTAGAAATTTTGTATTTTTCAAAGACCTTTTCTAAGTTTTTTAAACTGTTCTCTTTGCCTATACCGCCAACTAAAAGAACTATTTTTTCATTTGTGTAAATTCTTGGATTTTTTTGTACCAGTTTTAGTTTATACTTTTCTATAACTGCTTGTGCTTCGCAAAGTAGGGCTGTATGTATAAGAGTCATTTAATGCTCTGTTGTGTAAAGTTAAGTAATTATAGTTTCAAGGAGCTGATATGAGCATTAATCCACCGAAATATACTTATGATGACTATAAGCTTTGGCAAGGGGATTGGGAACTGATAGATGGGTACCCTTTTGCAATGGCTCCAAGTCCATATGGTAAACATCAAAAGATAATGTCAAGATTAATACATATTTTTAGTCAAGAGTTAGAAGATTGTGATTGCGATATCTACCCTGAACTTGACTTAATAATAGATGAGAAAAATGTTGTTAGACCAGATTTAGCTCTATATTGTGAAGAGGTTGAAGAGTACCCTAAAGTTATGCCAAAGTTAACGGTGGAGATACTTTCTAAAAGCAGTATTGAAAAAGATGAGGATATAAAGTTTAAGCTCTATGAAAAAGAGGGTATTTTATATTACATAATAGTCTATCCAGATTTTGAAAAGGTAAGAGTTTTCAAACTTGTGAATGAAATATACAAAAAGGTTTACGAGGGTGATAGGAAGTTCAATTTTAAGTTTGATGAATGTGAAATTGAGATAGACTTTTTAAAAATTTTTAAGTAGGAGAAGATTATGGAGATTACTAAAAGAGTTACATTCATTGCAAAAGAGGGGTGTGAAGATAAATTAAAAGAGTTGCTTGAAGCTATGGTTATTCCTTCAAAAAAAGAGAAAGGATGCCTTAACTACAATATTTACCAATATAAAAATAATCCAAGAAAATTTATGGCAGTTGAGACTTGGGAGAATGAAGAGGCTCTTGATGGACATAAAAATTCAGAGCATTATAAAGTTTATAAATCGAGTTATGAGCCTTATACAGAGAAGAAATATACTGATGAACTTGACTATTTGGTAACACTATAATGGAAAATAGATGGAGTGATTTAAAGATTAGAGTCTATAGCTCTAATCTTTTAGGAGCCGATGAGAATCTTGTTCTTGCCGGTGGAGGCAATACATCTGTAAAGTGTGAAGATATTTTGTATGTAAAGGGAAGTGGTTGGAGTTTGGCTGAGATTAAAGAGGAGGGGTTTGCTCCTGTAAAACTGCAAGCTCTTCTTGATATGGTTAAAAGAGAGACTCTCAGCGACAGTGAGATGGTAAGGCTTCAAAGAGAGGCTATGATAAATAGAGATGCTCCAAATCCATCGGTAGAGGCAATTTTACATGCCATTATTCCATTTCAATATGTAGATCATACGCATGCCGATGCAGTTGTAACCATATCAAACTCTAAACGAGGCAAAGAGATCATAGAGGAGCTTTACAGTGACTTTGTGATAATCTCTTAT contains:
- a CDS encoding putative quinol monooxygenase — its product is MEITKRVTFIAKEGCEDKLKELLEAMVIPSKKEKGCLNYNIYQYKNNPRKFMAVETWENEEALDGHKNSEHYKVYKSSYEPYTEKKYTDELDYLVTL
- a CDS encoding SDR family oxidoreductase — protein: MNAIVTGYRSGIGKAISEKLQENGYNVIKLQSRLENVTSLEKEIKDILKSNDIHILVNCAGVGIFEPHETISISTIKKLIDINLTAPIILTKLLLRSLKKCKGHIINISSIEATKHSKYSALYTATKSGLRDFSLSLFEEVRKDGVKVTSINPDITKTDFFDHLKFKPSEDKEAYLEPELIAQLVLDILKIDGVVTDLTVRPQKFKIEKSVPKK
- a CDS encoding Uma2 family endonuclease, with the protein product MSINPPKYTYDDYKLWQGDWELIDGYPFAMAPSPYGKHQKIMSRLIHIFSQELEDCDCDIYPELDLIIDEKNVVRPDLALYCEEVEEYPKVMPKLTVEILSKSSIEKDEDIKFKLYEKEGILYYIIVYPDFEKVRVFKLVNEIYKKVYEGDRKFNFKFDECEIEIDFLKIFK
- a CDS encoding SPL family radical SAM protein, which encodes MDLEKYSFTFSQKKILSDIEKDLRMWNEPTLDAVFPHHLEEKFEGKQLAKKLFEYFVNYHKSMQSKTKSYENFLSSYTPRTFKIETIHKKDLGLGSCPVASEGTRCCNLLTLDAVESCGFDCSYCSIQSFYNQDKVVFDKNFKNKLLNLNLDKDKIYHIGTGQSSDSLMWGNREGVLDALFDFAKKNPNVILEFKTKSNNIKYLLENDVPKNIIVTWSLNPQTVIDNEEHLTASLDERIKSARALADKGVLVGFHFHPIIVYKNYLDEYKEIYDRLLNEFSPDEVVLISMGTLTFIKPVIKKLRERELKSKILQMPFSEINGKKSYDLKTKEEMFKHCYESFKPWHGKVYFYMCMEDHSLWKKVFGYEYTSNNEMEDDMKKSYMAKIESKK